In Betta splendens chromosome 3, fBetSpl5.4, whole genome shotgun sequence, the genomic window TATATtgattacacaaacaaatccaGGAGGAAATGTGAGCAGCTTTTATCTGAAGGCACATCTGCTGCTTGTTCTTGATTAACAGGCTTTTCTTTTGCGGCCCATTTGCTCATGTCCAGAGTTTCTGCATCGGGAACACGCAGGACGAAAATCACACAGATCTCCTGTATATTTCTGCAGGTTGTCCATGCTGACGTATCCTAGAGTGAACAAGTCAACGGAAGATACGTAAGAAAAGGAACTGTCAATTACCTTATGAGACATAGATATCACACAACATCCCAACAAATGAAGGCAGAGGTCTCACCAGTGAGTTTTTCGCTAACTGGATAATCGTGCACATGAACCCAAGGAGGcatctgactgactgacgactctGTGGGCGATGAATCAGGACTGGCAAGAACAACACCtcattattttaaaaactaaTTAATCAGTTAATTCCTACTCTAAATATGTAACGTAGACATTTATCGTACTTGCTCTTGCTGACGTTATTTCCTTCACCTTCGCTGTATTCGTCTTCTGTGTCATGCACACATGTCTGTAAATCAGAAAGCAGTCCAACTAAGACTATGATTCCAGGAATCTTCATGATTTCCCTTTGAGTAAATGATATTGTTCTGACCTGAGCGACTGCCTGTTCTTCTTCACGCTCCCAAATCAACCTCCCAACCACAACCCTGACTTCTTAAATAGTAATTAGAAGATAACAGATATCAGTTCATTAccataaaatatttaaccaaagTGTGACGGATGCCTCTGAGACACATTTTGAAGTACTGAACAATaagtaatattaatattaataacattagcaaaacatgttttatgtgtAGAGGGTCCAAAGGCAAATGGTTTTGAGTTGGACACACCAGTTGTTCCTCACCCTGCTGTACTGAAGCTGGAGGCAGCACATAGTGTCCGATGCAAACAGACTTTACGCTCTTGCGCTTCTCGCAGGTGGAGAGAAACAAGCTGTGGAAAACCACCACCTCGCTCCACAGGTGATCTCTGCTCTCAAATATCCTGAACAACACAAGGCAAGTGAACCAGTTGGCGTCGCTGTACTTAACTAGCATGAGATTATACGGTGAATCAACAGTTTCATGCTTCTTCGCACCTCATGGTGTCTGGACATGTAGCATCAGCACTGAAAAGGTAATCAGCCGTCCTCCACCCAACAACGACCCCACCCTCCAGCGCTGGAAGAAAGGCATTGTGACTAAACTAGTATGGATCATTTTAAGATTAATGAGACTTTGTTAAGATTtgattttaaacaaatatattattatgtGA contains:
- the terb2 gene encoding telomere repeats-binding bouquet formation protein 2 isoform X2 — encoded protein: MFKNKSAWFSSSVPQTCRDFWTLEGGVVVGWRTADYLFSADATCPDTMRIFESRDHLWSEVVVFHSLFLSTCEKRKSVKSVCIGHYVLPPASVQQVRVVVGRLIWEREEEQAVAQTCVHDTEDEYSEGEGNNVSKSNPDSSPTESSVSQMPPWVHVHDYPVSEKLTGYVSMDNLQKYTGDLCDFRPACSRCRNSGHEQMGRKRKAC
- the terb2 gene encoding telomere repeats-binding bouquet formation protein 2 isoform X1; this encodes MFKNKSAWFSSSVPQTCRDFWTLEGGVVVGWRTADYLFSADATCPDTMRIFESRDHLWSEVVVFHSLFLSTCEKRKSVKSVCIGHYVLPPASVQQEVRVVVGRLIWEREEEQAVAQTCVHDTEDEYSEGEGNNVSKSNPDSSPTESSVSQMPPWVHVHDYPVSEKLTGYVSMDNLQKYTGDLCDFRPACSRCRNSGHEQMGRKRKAC